Genomic window (Equus przewalskii isolate Varuska chromosome 12, EquPr2, whole genome shotgun sequence):
actcattgtggttttgatatcagtggtttttaaaacttcccaTGTGATGCCAATTCGTGGCCAAAGTTGAAAGCCAGTGTTTAGAACTCACAGTCCGGGGAGGGCTTTCTTTGTGaagcccaggcagggctgggtgtgCCCTGTGGAGGCTGCACCTCGCTTCCAGCTCATGGGAGCTTGGGCCGCCTCCATGCTCCAGCCCTCTGGCCAACAGTCTTTTGTCTCTAGGGCCAAGATGGTGACTGTCCCTGAGCCGTGGGCCACCCCTCCAGAGGTGAAAGAAAAGCTCCACCTGCTCTACCAGAAATCAGAGTTTGTAGAGAAGAGCATGAAGCACTTCTCAGGTAGGTGGGCTTGGGGGAAGATGGGAGGTTCCTGCTTGCTTCCTCCCTGATATGCAAGTAGCCTACAGGCCCCTAGTGTCCCTTCTCCATCTCCCACAGCCCTTCTGACTCTGCCTTTAGCCTCTCCCTGATCTGTCCTCAGCTGGGGGACCTAACTCAagctccctttctccttttagAAACCTGGCGTTCAGAAATGGAAACCTTCAATGGTGAGTATGGTGGTGGTAGTATGTGCTGGCTAGGCGTTATTGTGATATTCCCTTATGCTGTTGATTTCTGGGCATTatctagaagagagaaaaacacctGTAACAAAGGCAGGAGAAAGGTCATGACAGGCCCTCATAAGCTCTGTGTTGGACTCGTTGGCTGGGTCAGCTCATCAGACTTCAGAGTCTCCAAGGCAGATCCAAGGGCCTTGGAGGAATGAGGTTATATCCAAGGAGAAGAAGTAGGGTCCTGAGCAGGAGAGTCCTCGTCTTTCCTTGTGGTGGGGACCAGAGTAGATTTTGTCCCCCTGAATGGGAATCTCAGGATTTTTTCCCCTATCTCCTCTTTCTTTGTAGTTCCAGAACTGATTGGTGCTCAGGCACCCTGAGGAGAGTGGCCTTGGCCTGCTGTATCCTTGTGCTGTCCCCCAGTATGTTCCAGAAGAATGGCCCTGTccatgtttcctggaggcagggagaaccCCGTGGGGATGTTGCCCATGGACCCCAGCTAGGTATTCTAATTCTCTCTGCAGTTAATGTAATTCTGGATGTAGAAACCAGCCGCTCCAACCTCATCTTCCATCTACTCTGATGACTTGAAGAGTGTGAGACCTGGAAACAAGTGGGACCGTCTGCCTGACAATCTGGAAAGATTCGATAGCTGCATCATCACCCTGggctctctgagcttcctttccAGCCGCTATTACTGGGAAGTGGGGGTGGAAGACAAGACAGGGTGGGTCCTGGGCATTTGGAAGGCGTCCATGAGCAAGAAGGGAGCAGGACTGTGTCACCAGAGAATGGCTACTGGGTGGTGATGATGACGAAGTGAAACGAGTACCAGgcatccatttttctcccaaCCTGCCTGTGGATGAGGGAGCCCCCCCAGGCATGTGGGCATCTTCCTGGACTACAAGGCTGGAGACATTTCATTTTACAATATGATAGACAAATCCCACATCTACACAGTCACCgatttctcttcctctgggcCCCTTCAACCTATCTTCAGCCCCAGGACACAAGACAGAGGGAAAAACATGGATCCTCTGGCCACCTACCCAGTGGGGTCAGGGGACCCAGTAAATGCCCAACACTTCACATCTCTCTTCTAGCTCCTGGCCTTGTATCTTGAATTCATACACTTAACAGAcattattgaacacctactgggTTCCAGCTGCTGTGGGGAATATAATAAATAAGAGAACAGTCTCTGTGCCCAAGGAGCTTATGGAATAGTTGCAGAAGTAAGCTAGGTATGCAAATATTGGTAAACCAAAGGTGAAGAGAACACATGAACTGATGACATGCCATGGATTTCAGAGGAGGAAGTATGTGGCTGTTACTTAATAAATCCTAGTATGAATTAGCACCCTAAGATGCTCCTGCAGAGATCCCACCCTCATTTTCTCTCAGGACCCCATGGCAAGGTTATGTCCCTTCATTCTATCCTCCCCTGTCTTGAGGACTTGGGAAGCCTAGAGGAAAAACAAGCAGACTGGactgttacaaaatatttttgtacctGGATTAATGAACTACGGTTCTTCAGAGTATTGGCTGGGCCTCATAAGTAAATCACTTAGAAAATTTGGTCATCATTGCATTTGTTGTCACTCAGTTGATCACTGTGAGATCCCGTTTCCCTACTGAACACCATGAAAGAGATGGGGCTGCCGGAGTGGAAAACCATTTGACACATATTCCAAGTGTCAGATTATTCTGTCCTGATCTGTATCTGAAAAACCTGTGGGCCTGTGGAATATTAGGTGTTCTGGTTTACAGAAGCCCTCTCTGTCATCCTCCATTTAGAGAGATGTAAAGAGAAGGGacgtaagaaaacaaaaagaatcaaatgaagaTTAAACTCCAACTCCTCTCTCCGTCTTCAGACTAGAACCTAGATTGGACTCAGGTTCTCCATAGTTGTTACCAGAGCATGAAACACATGCTTTGCTTTCTTCATGGAGCTTTGTTCTACGTGCATAATCCACATGCCGACACAGTTCATATGCCCAATTTGCTTAGCTGTTCCCTATGGTTTGTCATTTGTTACCCCCAATTCTTCCTTGCTATAACCTTTCCATGAACAGCTTCATGTATATTTCCCACCACCTGCCcatacacatatttttctcatattatttctcatattattttctcatattaCTACATATTATTCCTAAAATGGTTCCAGAATGTGAACTATTTGATAGCACTTGCTATAGCTGGTCATACAGTCCTTCAGAAAGACTGAAAAACGTTTCATGCTCAAAGCAatgtttgtcatttaaaaatctgtgctGACTTAATGCAGATATAGTGGGGTTTGAcctgtgttttatttcattaccTGTTAGTGAGGCTGTGAattttttcatgtgaatttctACTTTTTGCTTCATTATGCAGAAATAGTACAGCTCTTTTGATTATTTGTTATGTGGAATCTAGATAATGAACTTAGTTGTTTGTAATgcttcttcataaatattttagatactaAACATTTGTATCTGTAAGATGAAATTTTACCTGTctggtggttttttaaaaattgagatataattcacatatcataaaattcatccttttaaggtgtacaattaagtgggttttggtatattcacagtgtgtacaaacatcaccactaattccacaacattttcatcatccccaaaacaAGCCTTGCATCCCTTAGCAGTCActtgcccttctcccctcctccagcccctggcaaccactaacctactttttgtctctatggaaTTGCCTATGCCGGACATTTCgtgtaagtagaatcatacaccatgatggtcttttgtgactggcttctttagcttaacataatgtttttaaggtccatccatgttgcagcatgtatcagtacttcattccttttttattgatgagtaaTAATCCattatatagaccacatcttgtttatccatcatcagttgatagacatctgggttgtttctacttttcagccattatgaataatggtgctatTCATATGCAAGTTTTCctgtggacatatgtttccatttctcgtGGATTTATacctaagaatggaattgctggatcatagggttaGTCTATAACATTTTGAGAGactgtcaaactgtttccaaagcggctaagcatcttttcaaatgtcaaTGACCATTTAGTTTTTCTCCTCTGTGGAATGACTTTATAGTCTTTGCCTTAGTCTTTGTCACTTCGCAGGAACTCTTTGTGTGTTGGGAATGTCTAATTCTTTATCTGGCTTATCTTTTACAACTATTTTCCAGTCTACTAGTTTTTGACTTTATTAATattgttcttaaaaattaaaaaaaaataaagtcactcaggtttatattttatttcaaggcATCTCGGTTTTCTGTTTTGCCTCAACATCAAATGTAACGTTCTCTTAAGTGTTCTTTTACTGGTTATTAAATTCCACTTTTTGTGTGTAGTATAAGGACGGGAGTCTTTTTCCCCAGAAGAACAGATAATTTTTGCTAGAACCATCTATTTCATACTAAGTTGAAATGCTACCCTTTCACGCAGATCCGTCCACATATATTCAGATCCATTTTGGCACTTACTGTTCTTTTCACTGTTCTATTTATTTACCCCAAGTTCAAACCATACTGCATTagaggagttttgttttgtttttagtaattttaatGTCTGGAAAGGCaggtattctttattttttaaaaatctttggtgCCACACAGTTTCGACACTAGTCTCTTTATAACATTTTAAGCCACGGGTAAGTGAGTCACCTACAGTTAGCATTAAGAAAAggcattcatttctatttttactttcgTCATCCCGCCAGAGACTGGCGTTTCATAGAGGAATAATGTAATCCCTGCCCTTGGGCAGTCCCAATCCTGATCAGTGCCTCACTGGAGAATGAACCGAGTATGGGAACAATACAGAGAAAAAGACGCTGTTAGGCGTCGGTGAGAGGCTGAAACTGAGGACGGAAACGGAGATGGTCGGAGGACGACCAGGGTTTCTTATAAAAGAAGATGGCCGGTCCAGACCGCAGCATAGAAGCTGGcaagcagaggaggggagggtcgCCGGCTCTAACCTACGGGCCGCTACTGTCGTAAGGGACGGCTCTAACAGGACCCACGACCAGGCAGAGGTCTAGAACCACCCACTGGCAACCTCCGCAGTCCTGTAACCCACCCCAGACGCGGCAGCGGAAACTGCTGCAGCCTCCGTAAACCTTCCGGTCCCAAAGACAATCCGCTTCCGGTCGAGCCTAGGCCCTGCCCCGCCTCAACCGCCGCGCCTAGTGGTCTCCCATTGGCTGTTTGGAGccgaactacatttcccagcaggCCCTGAAGTTTGACAGTTCGTACCTGGAGTGGTGCCAGCCCGTCATGGAGGACTGGAGGCTGCCTTCTGCTTTCCATCTCCCAGGTAGAACCACAGAGAGAGCGGCTGCCGTCAGCCTAGCCTCCCTCCGGCCCTGAGAGCTCCGCCGGCCGGCCTCGAGCCTCGCCTTCTCAAGCGCAGACTGCCCGCTCCGAGTGGGGAGACCAGGCTTCCGCACCGGAAACGGGGCACCGGGCGTGACGTCACGGCAGCCAAGGCGTTCGGCCTCCCAGAAGGCACCGCGTCCTCGCCGTCCTCCCTAACTGACGGCGGCGCACACCAATAGTCGCTCGCAGCCTGTGAGGACGCTGGGAAGGGCGAGGGGAGGGCTTGGCTTCTCGCGCCTAGTTTCCTGGTCGCTCCCCGAGCCGGGTCTCTGGGCCATCCTCAGCGAGCGCCCAGGGGCGACAGGGCCCCCGAGAGGTGAGGGGCTCCGCGAGGGCGGGAACCAGGCTGAGGTGGCCTCTGGGGAGCGGAGCGTGGTCTGTTGCCGGGGGAGCCTGGCCAGATAGGGATCCGGGAATGCGCCCCAGGCAGTGCCGCCGGGGCGCGGTAAAGGTGCCCCTTGGCCGGTGGGAGAGTCTCCAGagtgggcctggcctggtgggaTGTTCCCTGCCGCTCTCAACAGCGCATTGACGGCAGAACAGAGTCAGCAGGCCTTGTGTGGTCACCTCATGCGGCCTTGAGTTTGCTCTTTGAGCCATCAACTGCTCTCTGAAGGGCATCCGAGAGACTTGCGGTCCAAGGGGCGCAGTACGGCCAGAGTCAGTGGCCAGGCTGACTTCTAAGCAGATACCCTCGGTGTTGGACCCCAGATTTCATGTCTTCTAGCCCATTTCTCTTTCCACCCGCCTAAGTTAAAACACTCTTCCCAGTGGTGTTTGCACTTCATATTTCTGGGAGGCTGGTCCTTTGTCTTCTGCCGACTGCCTGCGCTCCCTTCCGTTTGGCCCTTGAGGTTTGTACATTCTTTGGCTTTCGTTCTCAGGATCTTCCTTTCAGGCCGTGCTAAGAGTATCTGGTTCAGGGACCTTACTTTTCAGTTATGAGTTTCCTACCTCAGCTTATCTTTCCATTCTGATTTAGATCTCATGTGGTCTCACTACCCAAGCCACCTATGGGAGGGCAGCCATGCCCTGCCTGATCTTGTGGCTAACCCATGGTTTCTCTCATCTGCAGCTTGGTTATCTCCACAGATTTCCTTCAGTAAGAAGTGGCTCTCGAAGCTCTGCTGAAACAAGTGTGGTGTGTGATCTCAAGGTGTGATGGCTGCAAAAGTGGTTCCTATGCCCCCAAAGCCAAAGCGGTCTTTTATTTTGAGAGTTCCTCCAGACTCCAAGCTGGGCCAAGACCTACTTCGAGATGCTACTAGTGGGCCCAAGACCATCCACCAGCTGGTTCTGGAGCACTTCCTTACCTTCTTGCCCAAGCCAAGCATGGTCCAGCCCAGTCAGAAAGTCAAGGAGACCTTGGTTATTATGAAGGATGTGAGCTCAGACCTTCAGAACAGAGGTAAGAAGGAGGTGCTGTTTCactagaagagaaaggaatggtACTGGGGGCTGAGATAGACTTCCATGTTAGTAATGGTTCAGGATGGTAGATAATTGCAAAAAGGAGTTGATTCTAATAGGTCAACAAGTTGGGGAGAGGGAGTGTTTTTTCTCAAGCTGGAGCTTGTGCGGTTTGCTGGGTGTGTGTAAGGCCATAGAATAAACAGTGCGCATCTTTTCGGTAGTGTCAGTTTTACACAAACATTTGCAGGGCAGGGCATATATCTTTTTAGGATAAGGAAATGTAAGTAAATTATTGAATTGACTTCAGTTTATGTggaattttggaaattttgtgTTTGCTGTGGGTATCTTCAGACTATCTTCTCCTAACCTTCTCTCTAGTAGTAATGGGAATAGTAAAAGGTGCTTAGGGAAATCATTCTTTTAATAATGAGGAGACCCCATATAGGTTTGAGACCCTGTGGTTTATGGCTTGATCTCTCACTGGACTCACAGGAGCAGAAAAAGCCATCAGTTTCCTGCAGAAGGAATGAAGACATTCTGGTCTAAAGGTGTGGGTAGAGTCTCCATAGTAGAGTCACTGACTTTTCCATTAACTGCAGCTTCCTCTTTCCCCAGTGCAACCTCATCCCTTAGTGAAGCTTCTGCCCAGAGAAGGAATCCGGCAGAAACAGGAGACGGTGTCTCTGTGTTTAAAAGATAAGCCTGAGGTGGGTTCAGTTTTCCCGTTCACTGTTTGAGTGCACCTCCTTCTCTGCTCTTGCAGCCCTCCCTCTCAGCCACCTTGTATTAAAACACACTATTGGGAGTCAGCAAGGAGAGTGGGCTTGTTCATCACTGCCTCCTTGGATGTTtgtcctctgcttttcctttagctcctctctgagcctggctTTCTTGTCTGTGCTCCACGGCATGGAACTTACAGATCCCTTTTGCCATCCCTACCTTGATCTTGGGTCTAAGTCTTTCTTACCAGTAGGGCTGTCAAGCAGCTTCTGTTATTAAGAGGAGTGGGACGTGTTGCTCTTTTAGGAGCTGATGGTCTTTGAGGATTTGAATGTATTTCACTCCCAAGAAGAATGTGTGAACCTGGATCCTGTCCAACAGCCCacctcagagaaggaaggagacagtgtTGGGGAGATGATGCTACTCGGTAAGAAAATCAAGTCCCTCGTGTGTTCAGATTGAATGCTAtgttcttctgcttcatctcAGACTTTTTCAAGACATTATTCACACCACCTaagcacatgtacacacacacgtttaatttttgttttatcccCTCTGGCAGAGCCTGCTCCAGCTGGGGGTAGTCATTTTCCCTGTATCTTGAGGGCTGCAAGGGTAGAGTGGGGGGAACTTCTCTTGGTAAGCAAACCTGTGGCTAATGTAGTAATATCAAACATTCAAACAGAAAATGCAGGCACACTGTTTCTGAATCCATTTTGTGGATTCAGTGCTATTCTCCCGGtaggtatattttaaattagCGCTTTCATTGGACACATGACTAACTCTTTAagtcttttgtttccttgatgTTCAATAGCTATGAAGCCTACAAGCCTAAGTGAATTCCAACAGTGGAATACACTGTTGATGGAAATAATATCTAGTACTTATTAAGCACTTGCATGccattatgtgctaggcactagtCTAAGTACTTTGCATGCATGTATCATCTTATGTCACTCTCACAATAGTACTGTGGGGTAAGgaattattgctattttatagGTGATGTAACTGAAGcagagaaaagttaagaaatttgcTAACGGTCATACATCAGTAGGTAGTGGAGCAGGGATTTGGATTTAGACTCAGGGAATCTAACAGAAGAGTTTGCAGTCTTGGCCCAGAGCTATACTGCCTCCTTGCTGCATTTCTCATAATTTTGTCAGAGAATTTCCTATATGGTTGGTGAATGGGGCCTTCTTCATGTGTACTCATTTCCCAGTAATGGTTAACAAGTGCCCTCAGTACTAATATGAACTTATCTTGCAGCAGCTTCTCTCTAAGCTGCTTAGAGatgcttcagtttttctctagAAATATGCTGCTACCCCAGAGTCAGGAGCCCTCAAAAATCATTTTGCTGAGTGCCTAATACTTTTTACCTTGCCATCAGGGCTGTTTGCTTCTGAGGCTGAAGTGGAGCAAAGAGTAGATTTTGTGAGTTGCCTGGAGTGACAAATGTCCATAATGACTATTGAACTCTATAGTTGTCTTACACCGTATGGTCAGGGTTGTGGTACATAATGGGCATGGTTGATTTCCCATAGATTATTCtatgtaatgttttatttattttagggaaaAGTATAAGCAGATCAGATTTTTTACGCTGAGTCTTGAGCAAAGCTAGCCATTTGTTTTGGGTGACTGGTTGGTGGGTATGTTGCCAACTCCAGGACCACTTTGGCCATGAACCTTGAGACCTAATCCTCACCCTTCCCTTGCCCATACCCAGAAGCTGATGATTTAAGCCTAGAGTCATTCAccaacatttaataaatgctacTTGTTTTTTCATCTGGCAGGGCTGGGTTCTGGAGTTGATATTCAGTGTGTTAAAAAGATACATAATGCTCCATTCCTACCCTCCAGGAGCTTCCAATTTGTTTTGTAAGATAAGTCATTCACATAAAGAGATAAGCAGTGTGAAACGTATAGCTCTAAAAAGCTATGACAAGGTCAAGGCAGGATTTAGACACAGGAGCAGAGTTTGGAAGAAGATGGATTTGATTTTAGATGAGATTGGATCCATGGCAGGAAATATGAGATTATCCTCTGAGCACTTGGCCTTTGGGGATTGGAGGTCACATGTAAGGACATAGAGATTTGGGGGTCATAAGCATAGAGCTGATAGTTGAAATAGTAACATTTGGTCAGTTTGCAAAGGGGAAAGTATAAAGGAATGAACCTCGTAgggacagaaataaaaggagagccCTTGACAGAGGAGGACAGAATGTGTCTCAGTCCAAGTGAACCACgtgaaaacaactgaaaatgtaGAACACTTAAACAAATCCTCAGTGAGATAGTTGTTATGGTTATGCCTGCCCTCTACTGTGGTAAGAGAATATGCCTTCTCAAGATGGATGCAAATTGACCACATACTATGCGACAAAGACACGTAGATTCCAAAAAGTAGAGATAATACCAAGGGATCTATCACAATGCAGTACAGCGAGAaattaataaatcagaaaaaaagttcGTTCCACCTCgacattttaaaactgttaagTAACCTTGGGTCAaggggaaaatacaaattaaaattgcaTAATTTTTCTAGAAAACACTATATATCAGAATCTATGATTTAACCTAAAGTGGTACTCAGAAGAAAATTCGTGGCTGAAAAAACATGTTGAAAACATAttcattaatttagaaaaatgaaagtaattaaaCCTCTGACTCAAAGTTAGGAAAACAACAAGGTAAAGGAAAGCAAAGTATTAACAAATACATAACTAGAAGtcaataagttaaaaatagaaacaacagaGGGACTAATAAATAGATTTTTCCATATAGGAAATTGAAATTGTCAAAAAACTAGCCCCCTCCCCAAGAAAAGGGACCAGTCTCTGTCACAGAAAGTTCttgtaaatctttaaaaattagacaGTTCAAATGCTATGAAAACTTCCAGAGtatacaaaaagaaggaaaacttccaCCAAATTCTTTTAATGAAATTAGTGTAACAAAGATACCATAACCTGATAAAAACTGCCATGACCAAATAAGATTCCAGGAATGCAAAAATGATTGAATAATAGTCTATTAATATAAtccatcttaaaataaaaacaaaactcctataatcattttcatatttattgatagatatttaacaaaatacaaacCCCTTCATAAGAACACTTAACAAAATAGTAATTAATGGATATTTCCTTAACTTATCCTTTCAGCCAGCATCGTCTTTAACAGGAAACACTTGGAGGCATTCCCCCTAAAATGAGGAATGCAGCAGTGAAGCCCAGTGTCACtactaatatttaatattgtgTTTCAGGTATTAGCCAGTGCagttaaatgagaaagaaattatttctataagaatttaagagaaagataaaattacaTCTATTTACATATGATATAATGCAAAATTTCCCCTGGAACTAGACAATCTGATCTCatattcaaatggaaaaataaatatgagtaaCTAGGAAAATGGAGAAGAGCAGTGGGGTGGGAAGGGTTCTAGTATATCAGCTGTGAAAGGAACCTCTAAAGCTgtcttcggggctggccccatggccgagtggttaagttcacgcgctctgctgcaggtggcccagtgtttcattggttcaaatcctgggcacggacatggcactgctcatcaaaccacactgaggcagtgtcccacatgccacaactagaaggacccacaatgaagaatatacaactatgtactggggggctttggggagaaaaaggaaaaaaataaaggctttaaaaaaaaaaaagctgatgctgtaataattggctTAAAGCTGTCTTAGGAAAACTTGTGGTATCGGCATGTGATCAGACAGACCAATGAGATGGAATAAGAAGTCCCAAAATAGTCTCAAATACACAGGAGGATTTAGTTTATGATCAAGTTAGAATTTCCAATCAGCAAGGTAAAAagggacttcttttttttttttttttttttttgctgaggaagattagccctgagctaacatcagtgcccatcttcctctactttatatgtgggacacctgccacagcatggcttgccaagcagtgcgtggGTCCACACtggaatccgaactggcaaaccccaagctgccaaagtggaagatgcaaacttaacggctgtgccaccaagccagcccccattcttcctctttctttgcttgaggaagattagccctctgctaatatctgtgctagtcttcctgtattttgtatgtgggttgctgccacagcatggctgacaagtagtgtaggtccacgctcgggatctgaacccaggctgcaaaagtggagcacatggaacttaacTACTattccatggggctggcccctgaaaaggGACTTTTTGTTAAAAGGTGTTGGGACAACTCAGTAGCCATTTGATGAATCATACCTTACTTTGCACACCAAGTAAAACTCCAGATGGATCAAAgattttaagtattaaaaaaataaataaaataaaagcacaattAGAGAATATGAGTGgattctttttttagatttttatttttcctttttctccccaaagcccccccggtacatagttgtatattcttttagtcgtgggtccttctagttgtggcatatgggatgccgcctcagcatggcttgatgagcggtgccatgttggcagccaggatccgaaccagcaaaaccctgggccaccaaagcggagcacttgaacttaatcactcagccctGGAGCTGGCCCCTGGGTCCCCTTTTTTTATAACCATGGGATAGGAAGGTTTTTCTAATTAAGACTCAAAAGTCTAgaagttttgaaagaaaagatatattgaatacatcaaaataaaaaaattctgtatggcaaaataaaaaatatataagcaaataaaatgcaataaatgggaaatatttacaactcatatcagacaaaagcCTAATCTTCCTAATTTATAAAGAGCACCTAGAAatagggaagagaaagagcaacAGATTCACTTGGGAATACAAATTACccttaaacacatgaaaagatgtccagcCCTACTTACaattagaaatgcagattaaggggccagcctggtggcgcagcggttgagtttgcacgttctgcttctcggcagcctggggtttactggttcggatgccgggtgtggacatggcaccacttggcaaaagccgtgctgtgataggtgtcccacctATATAGTGGAGGagaatgggcatggatgttggcttggGGCCAGTCTGCCttggcaagaagaggaggattggtagtagttggctcaaggc
Coding sequences:
- the ZNF200 gene encoding zinc finger protein 200 isoform X3, whose protein sequence is MAAKVVPMPPKPKRSFILRVPPDSKLGQDLLRDATSGPKTIHQLVLEHFLTFLPKPSMVQPSQKVKETLVIMKDVSSDLQNRVQPHPLVKLLPREGIRQKQETVSLCLKDKPEELMVFEDLNVFHSQEECVNLDPVQQPTSEKEGDSVGEMMLLGRSALS
- the ZNF200 gene encoding zinc finger protein 200 isoform X4 encodes the protein MAAKVVPMPPKPKRSFILRVPPDSKLGQDLLRDATSGPKTIHQLVLEHFLTFLPKPSMVQPSQKVKETLVIMKDVSSDLQNRVQPHPLVKLLPREGIRQKQETVSLCLKDKPEELMVFEDLNVFHSQEECVNLDPVQQPTSEKEGDSVGEMMLLDQP